A window from Marinagarivorans cellulosilyticus encodes these proteins:
- the purB gene encoding adenylosuccinate lyase, translated as MNLTSLTAVSPIDGRYGSKTESLRGIFSEFGLIRARVEVEVRWLQQLAAHPAITEVPAFSAEANAILDGIVANFSEADAQAIKEEERVTNHDVKAVEYFIKKRIADNAELNAVTEFVHFACTSEDINNLSHGLMLKSGRDTVLLPQMQRIVDAIADCAAQYASTPMLSRTHGQTASPSTMGKEFANVAIRLQRQIQQVSKVAILGKINGAVGNYNAHISAYADVDWQQNAEAFVSSLGLTFNPYTTQIEPHDYIAELFDGIARFNTILIDFNRDVWGYISMGFFKQKTIAGEVGSSTMPHKVNPIDFENSEGNLGLANAVYGHLAAKLPISRWQRDLTDSTVLRNMGVGFGYSNIAYEAALKGIGKLQINEERLAQDLDNAWEVLAEPIQTVMRRYGIEKPYEKLKALTRGNVIDQATIKTFVDGLDMPEQAKTELQALTPANYIGNAIAQTQDLPAQLAKLKA; from the coding sequence ATGAACCTAACATCTTTGACCGCAGTGTCTCCTATCGACGGCCGTTATGGCAGCAAAACCGAAAGCCTACGCGGCATTTTTAGTGAATTCGGCCTTATTCGTGCCCGCGTAGAAGTCGAAGTTCGCTGGTTGCAACAACTTGCCGCCCACCCCGCCATTACCGAAGTGCCAGCTTTTAGCGCCGAGGCCAATGCTATTCTCGATGGCATTGTCGCCAACTTTAGCGAAGCCGATGCACAAGCCATAAAAGAAGAAGAGCGCGTAACCAACCACGATGTGAAAGCCGTTGAATACTTCATTAAAAAACGCATTGCCGATAATGCCGAGCTAAACGCAGTAACAGAGTTTGTCCATTTTGCCTGCACCAGCGAAGACATTAACAATTTGTCCCACGGGTTAATGCTAAAAAGTGGCCGCGACACCGTATTACTGCCGCAAATGCAGCGCATTGTTGATGCCATTGCCGACTGCGCAGCACAATATGCCAGCACACCGATGCTAAGCCGTACCCACGGCCAAACAGCTTCGCCTAGCACCATGGGTAAAGAATTTGCCAACGTAGCCATTCGTTTACAGCGCCAAATTCAACAGGTCAGCAAGGTGGCCATCCTCGGTAAAATTAACGGCGCGGTAGGCAACTACAATGCCCACATTAGCGCTTATGCCGATGTTGACTGGCAACAAAATGCCGAAGCTTTTGTTAGCTCGCTAGGTTTAACCTTCAACCCGTACACTACACAAATCGAGCCACACGATTACATTGCCGAACTGTTCGATGGCATCGCGCGTTTTAACACTATTCTTATCGACTTTAACCGCGATGTTTGGGGTTATATCTCGATGGGCTTTTTCAAGCAAAAAACCATCGCCGGCGAAGTAGGCTCTTCTACAATGCCGCATAAAGTTAACCCCATTGATTTCGAAAATTCTGAAGGCAACCTTGGTCTAGCCAATGCCGTTTATGGCCACCTAGCCGCTAAGCTACCTATCTCCCGCTGGCAGCGCGATTTAACCGACTCTACCGTATTGCGCAACATGGGCGTTGGTTTTGGCTACAGCAATATTGCCTACGAAGCAGCGCTTAAAGGCATTGGCAAACTGCAAATTAACGAAGAACGTTTAGCGCAAGACTTAGACAACGCCTGGGAAGTATTGGCCGAGCCCATTCAAACCGTAATGCGCCGCTACGGTATTGAAAAGCCCTACGAAAAACTAAAAGCATTAACCCGCGGCAATGTTATTGACCAAGCCACTATTAAGACCTTTGTCGATGGCTTAGATATGCCGGAGCAAGCCAAAACCGAGCTACAAGCGCTAACGCCCGCCAATTACATTGGTAACGCCATCGCCCAAACGCAAGATTTGCCTGCCCAGCTTGCAAAGCTAAAAGCATAA
- the thiO gene encoding glycine oxidase ThiO, which translates to MPTPSSFAIAGAGLAGSLLAWRLLETANRPIRVTLFEKGDLSQPRSAAYTAAAMISPLSEVVVSERAIYDMGMHSLQLWPKWLSTLNQHSAKPVLYNNQGSLVVAHPSDESELEQFAQDLRYHLGDSNTAQWLNRNELTTYEPDLNPHFNRGLLLPDEAFLDNRQLLHNLHQRIIALGGSIQDNTSITFTPEPQREGRPLAGYDCTIDARGTGAKQSQAVRGVRGEVLWVQTPEVTLKHAVRLMHPRYKLYIVPKPNNSFIVGATEIESQDSSPVSVQSMMELCSALYTLNPAFAEARIIELDANLRPSYMDNMPAITWHKSGNSVSINGLYRHGYLLAPHLIENLLGQLS; encoded by the coding sequence ATGCCAACACCCTCTTCTTTTGCCATTGCTGGCGCCGGCCTTGCTGGTAGCTTACTGGCGTGGCGACTACTCGAAACGGCCAACCGCCCTATTCGCGTCACCCTATTTGAAAAAGGCGATTTATCGCAACCACGCAGCGCCGCCTACACCGCCGCCGCCATGATCTCGCCATTAAGCGAAGTGGTGGTTTCAGAGCGCGCCATTTACGATATGGGCATGCACTCGCTGCAGTTATGGCCAAAATGGTTAAGCACACTCAACCAGCACAGCGCCAAGCCCGTACTCTATAACAATCAAGGCAGCCTTGTGGTCGCCCACCCCAGCGACGAAAGCGAGCTTGAGCAGTTTGCACAAGATTTGCGCTACCACCTTGGCGATAGCAATACCGCACAATGGCTAAACCGCAACGAATTAACTACCTACGAGCCAGACCTAAACCCACACTTTAATCGCGGGCTACTGCTTCCGGACGAAGCCTTTTTGGATAACCGCCAATTACTGCATAACCTACACCAGCGGATTATCGCTTTAGGCGGCAGCATTCAAGACAATACAAGCATTACCTTCACGCCCGAACCACAGCGAGAGGGGAGACCACTAGCAGGCTACGACTGCACCATTGATGCACGCGGCACCGGCGCCAAACAATCGCAAGCCGTACGCGGTGTACGCGGCGAAGTCCTGTGGGTGCAAACGCCAGAAGTAACGCTAAAACACGCCGTACGCCTTATGCACCCGCGCTACAAGCTGTATATAGTGCCCAAACCTAACAATAGCTTTATTGTCGGCGCCACCGAAATTGAAAGCCAAGATAGCTCGCCGGTAAGCGTGCAATCGATGATGGAGCTTTGCAGTGCGCTGTATACCCTAAACCCTGCCTTTGCCGAGGCCCGCATTATTGAACTAGACGCCAACCTGCGCCCCAGCTACATGGATAACATGCCGGCGATCACATGGCATAAAAGCGGCAATAGCGTTAGCATTAACGGCCTCTACCGCCACGGCTATCTATTAGCGCCGCACTTAATCGAAAATTTGTTAGGCCAGCTTAGCTAG
- a CDS encoding nuclease-related domain-containing protein — protein MDFSPILSQIYSSLWYLIPFFVLVGVVKSPWFKGVFGEFQVNMLLKLFLSKDDYHLIKNVTLRTEDGTTQIDHILVSKYGVFVLETKNMKGWIFGSISQKSWTQKIYRHTSKFQNPLHQNYKHTKTLEEILKVDPGYIHSVIVFIGDNTFKTEMPENVTYARGCIEFIKSKQIEVFESSQVIAIVNEIESGRLKRGITTNRDHVAHVRTIVQSKEDSTAGPTNCCPKCGSAMIVRESKRGENVGRKFWGCSSFPRCRSVLAYE, from the coding sequence ATGGACTTTTCTCCGATATTAAGCCAGATTTACAGTTCGCTTTGGTACTTAATCCCCTTCTTTGTTTTAGTTGGGGTAGTAAAAAGCCCTTGGTTTAAGGGCGTTTTTGGTGAATTTCAAGTCAATATGTTACTTAAATTATTCTTATCTAAAGATGATTATCATCTGATAAAGAATGTCACGTTACGCACTGAAGACGGCACGACTCAAATTGATCATATTTTAGTTTCAAAATATGGGGTTTTTGTTCTTGAGACTAAAAACATGAAGGGATGGATTTTTGGCTCAATTAGTCAAAAATCGTGGACACAAAAAATATATAGGCATACCAGTAAGTTTCAGAACCCTCTGCATCAGAACTATAAGCACACCAAAACGCTTGAAGAAATCCTTAAGGTTGACCCTGGATACATCCACTCAGTTATTGTTTTTATAGGCGATAACACCTTCAAAACTGAGATGCCTGAAAACGTTACTTATGCTCGGGGTTGCATAGAGTTTATTAAGTCGAAACAAATTGAGGTATTTGAATCTTCGCAAGTGATAGCAATTGTGAATGAAATTGAGTCTGGAAGACTTAAGCGCGGGATCACCACTAATAGAGATCATGTTGCCCATGTTCGAACTATCGTCCAGTCTAAAGAGGATTCGACGGCCGGACCTACGAATTGCTGCCCTAAGTGCGGGTCAGCGATGATAGTTCGAGAGTCTAAAAGAGGCGAAAATGTGGGGCGAAAGTTCTGGGGATGCTCATCATTTCCGAGGTGTAGGTCAGTTTTGGCGTATGAGTAA
- a CDS encoding toll/interleukin-1 receptor domain-containing protein — translation MPNKPLKLFYSYSHADSMHRLEMEKHLVTLRKAGRISEWSDNKITAGKKIGSEIRREIAEADIVVFLISVDFLNSEACLEEVSMAKELFANGSCKRLIAVILRDCAWMDFDDMGDYLALPYDGKPVECWPSKDIAWSNVFSGLRNVIEQEELSHQKEWKI, via the coding sequence ATGCCAAATAAACCACTTAAACTGTTTTATAGTTATTCTCATGCCGACTCTATGCATCGCTTGGAGATGGAAAAGCATCTGGTAACCCTCCGAAAAGCTGGCAGGATTAGTGAGTGGTCCGACAATAAAATAACCGCTGGAAAAAAGATAGGCTCCGAAATTAGGAGGGAGATCGCGGAGGCGGATATTGTTGTATTTTTAATAAGTGTTGACTTTCTGAATTCGGAAGCCTGTCTGGAGGAGGTATCGATGGCGAAGGAGCTATTTGCGAATGGTTCATGCAAGCGTTTGATCGCTGTAATCTTGAGGGATTGTGCTTGGATGGATTTCGATGATATGGGCGACTACTTAGCTCTTCCGTACGATGGGAAGCCTGTAGAATGCTGGCCATCAAAAGATATAGCTTGGTCAAATGTTTTTTCTGGTTTGAGAAATGTTATAGAGCAAGAAGAATTGAGTCACCAGAAAGAGTGGAAAATATGA
- a CDS encoding tyrosine-type recombinase/integrase translates to MDNNPTRRPVKRLKAEYTAGSGKAQIAETPSQLSSILWRASNSEQGKRNTAMCMLLFATGLRINELAQLQVRDVLHPCGELKTTFRLPAKYTKTGKSRLVYILVKQLRTALELWLSQRIAEGAMLCDSNDYRSLRPDSPLFLAKKGTWRRFAFNVKRYKATDKDGRSVTREAMVCSSLENLMRELFKESGLEGGSSHSGRRTLGSWLDRKGCTLEAIQSIMNHEDPETTLIYIDPWDKRIDQAFKGHLAEVRMPEQLRRAHPFTV, encoded by the coding sequence ATGGATAACAACCCCACTAGAAGACCTGTTAAACGACTTAAGGCTGAATACACTGCCGGTTCGGGTAAGGCTCAGATTGCAGAAACACCAAGTCAGCTCTCAAGCATTCTCTGGCGAGCATCGAATAGTGAGCAAGGCAAAAGAAATACCGCCATGTGTATGCTGCTCTTTGCGACAGGTTTACGAATAAACGAGCTTGCCCAGCTTCAAGTTAGAGATGTGCTCCACCCCTGTGGCGAGCTTAAAACTACTTTTCGATTACCGGCGAAATACACCAAGACTGGCAAGTCACGACTTGTCTATATCCTGGTGAAGCAGCTCCGTACGGCGCTCGAACTATGGCTGAGCCAGCGAATAGCTGAAGGGGCCATGCTGTGTGATAGCAATGATTACCGATCACTAAGACCAGATAGTCCTTTATTTCTTGCCAAGAAAGGCACTTGGCGCCGATTTGCCTTTAATGTAAAGCGCTACAAAGCAACCGATAAAGATGGACGCTCGGTTACGAGAGAGGCGATGGTTTGCAGCAGCCTCGAGAACCTTATGAGAGAGCTATTCAAAGAGTCTGGATTGGAGGGCGGGTCGTCGCACAGTGGGCGTCGTACACTGGGGAGCTGGCTCGACAGAAAGGGCTGCACGTTAGAAGCTATACAGTCGATCATGAACCATGAAGACCCCGAGACAACCCTGATATATATCGATCCTTGGGATAAACGGATAGACCAAGCCTTCAAAGGGCATTTAGCCGAAGTGAGAATGCCAGAGCAATTACGACGAGCCCACCCCTTTACCGTTTGA
- the thiS gene encoding sulfur carrier protein ThiS translates to MTTTINISINGERQDTAENNLAKLIATLNTGDQYAVARNGEFVPKRLHEETVLEDGDTLDIVTPVGGG, encoded by the coding sequence ATGACAACCACGATCAATATCAGCATTAATGGCGAGCGCCAAGACACGGCCGAAAATAACCTCGCCAAGCTTATCGCCACTTTAAATACCGGCGACCAATACGCCGTAGCGCGCAATGGCGAATTTGTACCTAAGCGCCTGCATGAGGAAACCGTGCTAGAAGATGGCGACACCCTCGATATTGTAACGCCCGTAGGAGGTGGCTAA
- a CDS encoding prepilin-type N-terminal cleavage/methylation domain-containing protein: MDILRRKQGFTLVELVVTLTLLALLFIMSAPFTRAWINSAKVSDTESVLQHAIGLARSHAMHSMEVEDVLQAPVAVVCIASSDLQVRIVNRDIDLSQGQQPCIHSKVVWRTKITEQVNQSFINDNNEPVMLSEMHFDRDGKLASQYCHSAINQNNCATSNVLEVSAEGAQKVQFSAR, from the coding sequence ATGGACATACTGCGCCGCAAGCAAGGGTTTACATTGGTTGAACTGGTGGTAACGCTTACCTTGCTGGCGTTGCTGTTCATTATGAGCGCGCCTTTTACCCGAGCTTGGATTAATAGCGCCAAAGTTAGCGATACGGAATCGGTATTGCAGCATGCTATTGGTTTGGCGCGTTCTCATGCTATGCATTCGATGGAAGTAGAGGATGTGCTGCAGGCGCCGGTGGCGGTGGTATGTATTGCATCGAGTGATTTGCAGGTGCGCATCGTTAACCGCGATATTGATTTAAGCCAGGGCCAGCAGCCTTGCATACACTCTAAAGTGGTGTGGCGCACCAAAATTACCGAGCAGGTAAACCAAAGCTTCATTAATGATAACAACGAGCCGGTCATGTTATCTGAAATGCATTTTGATCGTGACGGCAAGCTTGCTTCGCAGTATTGCCACAGTGCGATTAATCAAAATAACTGTGCCACCTCTAATGTATTAGAGGTATCGGCCGAAGGCGCGCAGAAGGTTCAGTTTTCTGCGCGTTAG
- a CDS encoding monovalent cation:proton antiporter-2 (CPA2) family protein, whose protein sequence is MSAQAHPIVAVPYVLEVVAFLVAVVILVPLLKRIKISPVLGYLAVGAVIGPYALGLERDVAGVQHVAELGVIFLLFTIGLELSFERLRAFSRLIFGLGTLQVIICSTVIAFAAWLWGNEVNASIIIGLCLALSSTAMVMQLLAERGENAAVHGRASFAVLLLQDLAVVPILILVGVFGDNSGGSLWVSVGGALAKAIIVVVLIVVLGRYVLRYLFRVVATTRSVDVFTAMILLSVLATSVATGMAGLSMALGAFLAGLLLAETEFRHQIESEIEPFKGLLLGLFFMSVGMSIDFVLAFERGIWVLLSVFGLIGLKTVITTLIARCFLPTWGASLRTGLLLSEAGEFAFVVIGQATLTYSILPNETAQFMVVVAGLSMALTPLLAWLGKRVELAMLKEPPSVTLKPEDAEGLHDHVVIIGFGRVGQSVASVLAQQSIPYVGFDADTKRVQTLREKGEPVFFGDGNKMDVLERAGADTASALLMTTDDAAQTEAVVVQIRQRWPNLPILVRARDHSHSHALVASGATTVVPETLEASLQLSGHVLCALGFPREEANACMEVIRRNNYDALPTPSVRS, encoded by the coding sequence ATGAGTGCACAAGCTCACCCGATTGTTGCCGTACCCTATGTATTAGAGGTAGTCGCCTTTTTGGTGGCGGTGGTTATTTTAGTACCGCTACTTAAGCGCATAAAAATAAGCCCTGTACTGGGCTATTTGGCCGTGGGGGCTGTTATTGGGCCTTATGCATTGGGGCTGGAGCGCGATGTAGCTGGGGTGCAGCATGTTGCCGAATTGGGCGTTATCTTCCTGTTATTTACCATTGGCTTAGAGCTTTCCTTCGAGCGTTTACGGGCCTTTAGCCGATTAATTTTTGGCTTAGGCACTTTGCAGGTGATCATCTGCAGTACGGTTATTGCGTTTGCCGCATGGTTATGGGGCAACGAAGTTAATGCTTCGATTATTATTGGGCTGTGTTTGGCCCTTTCTAGTACTGCCATGGTGATGCAGTTGCTGGCCGAGCGTGGCGAAAATGCAGCAGTGCATGGCCGCGCCTCTTTTGCGGTGCTATTGCTACAAGATTTGGCGGTGGTGCCCATTCTGATTCTAGTGGGGGTTTTTGGCGATAACTCTGGCGGCAGCCTTTGGGTTAGCGTGGGTGGTGCATTGGCTAAGGCCATAATTGTTGTTGTATTAATTGTGGTGTTGGGCCGCTATGTGCTGCGTTACTTGTTTCGTGTAGTCGCCACTACGCGCAGTGTAGATGTGTTTACCGCCATGATTTTGTTATCGGTATTGGCAACTTCTGTTGCAACCGGTATGGCTGGCTTGTCGATGGCGTTGGGGGCATTTCTTGCGGGCTTATTGCTCGCAGAAACGGAATTTAGACATCAAATTGAAAGTGAAATTGAGCCTTTCAAAGGGCTGCTGCTGGGCTTATTTTTTATGAGTGTTGGCATGAGCATCGATTTTGTTTTGGCCTTCGAGCGCGGTATTTGGGTGCTGTTATCGGTGTTCGGGCTAATAGGCCTTAAAACAGTAATCACCACGCTCATCGCCCGCTGCTTTTTGCCCACCTGGGGCGCAAGTTTGCGCACCGGCCTGTTATTGTCGGAGGCCGGCGAGTTTGCCTTTGTGGTTATTGGGCAGGCAACACTGACCTACAGCATTTTACCCAACGAGACAGCACAATTTATGGTGGTTGTAGCCGGCCTATCAATGGCTTTAACACCATTGTTGGCGTGGTTGGGTAAACGGGTCGAGCTAGCCATGCTAAAAGAGCCCCCCTCGGTAACGCTTAAGCCAGAAGATGCCGAAGGGCTGCACGACCACGTGGTGATTATTGGCTTTGGAAGGGTCGGGCAGTCTGTTGCCTCTGTATTGGCGCAGCAAAGTATTCCTTATGTGGGGTTTGATGCTGATACAAAGCGCGTGCAAACATTGCGCGAAAAAGGCGAGCCGGTATTTTTTGGTGACGGCAATAAAATGGACGTGCTTGAGCGCGCCGGCGCTGATACGGCCTCGGCACTGTTGATGACTACGGATGATGCGGCACAAACAGAGGCTGTTGTTGTTCAAATTCGCCAGCGTTGGCCCAATTTGCCGATTTTGGTTCGCGCCAGGGACCACTCCCACTCCCACGCGCTGGTAGCCTCTGGGGCAACGACGGTAGTACCTGAAACACTTGAAGCCAGCTTGCAGCTCAGTGGCCATGTTTTGTGCGCATTGGGCTTCCCTAGAGAGGAGGCCAATGCCTGCATGGAAGTTATCCGCCGCAATAACTACGACGCACTACCCACACCAAGTGTTCGCTCATAA
- a CDS encoding AbrB/MazE/SpoVT family DNA-binding domain-containing protein — translation MPKVSAKRQITLPIDQCRDAGIEPGDDYSSYVDNEGHITIIKKVAGAAKGLLSDIDVNRKYSDEDSLQSSIAT, via the coding sequence ATGCCAAAAGTTAGCGCAAAGAGACAGATTACACTGCCTATTGATCAATGTAGGGATGCGGGTATTGAGCCTGGCGATGATTACTCAAGTTATGTGGACAACGAAGGTCATATAACCATCATCAAAAAAGTGGCCGGAGCGGCCAAGGGTTTACTATCTGACATTGATGTGAACCGAAAATACAGTGATGAGGATTCACTACAAAGCAGTATCGCTACATGA
- a CDS encoding thiazole synthase produces MNGPLTLYGKSFESRFLLGTALYSSPQVMVDSVKASACNIVTLGLRRQNPQEKDGKAIWDAIADTGCTLLPNTAGCKSAKEAITLAEMSREIFNTGWIKLEVIGDDYNLQPCPFGLVEAAEELIKRGFQVLPYCTDDLVLCQRLLDVGCKVLMPWGAPIGTGQGLLNRYNLRTLRERLPSTPLIVDAGLGAPSQACEAMEMGFDGVLLNTAVAKAQQPPLMAKAFAQAIESGRAAYEGGLMVKRQTASPSTPTIGQPFWHQPK; encoded by the coding sequence ATGAACGGCCCGCTAACACTTTATGGTAAAAGCTTTGAAAGCCGGTTTTTACTTGGCACTGCCTTGTATAGCTCACCCCAGGTTATGGTCGATTCCGTTAAAGCCTCGGCCTGCAATATTGTGACTTTAGGCTTGCGCCGCCAAAACCCACAAGAAAAAGATGGCAAAGCCATATGGGATGCAATTGCCGATACGGGCTGCACATTACTACCCAACACCGCCGGCTGCAAAAGCGCCAAAGAAGCCATTACTTTAGCCGAAATGTCGCGTGAGATTTTTAATACCGGCTGGATTAAGCTCGAAGTGATTGGCGACGACTACAACCTGCAGCCGTGCCCCTTCGGCTTGGTTGAAGCCGCCGAAGAACTCATAAAACGTGGCTTTCAAGTGCTGCCCTATTGCACCGACGACTTAGTACTGTGCCAGCGTTTATTGGATGTTGGCTGCAAAGTGCTAATGCCGTGGGGCGCACCTATTGGAACAGGCCAAGGGCTACTTAACCGCTACAATTTACGCACCCTGCGCGAGCGCTTACCCAGCACACCGCTAATTGTTGATGCCGGCCTAGGTGCACCCTCGCAAGCCTGCGAGGCGATGGAAATGGGATTTGATGGCGTACTGCTAAATACCGCCGTAGCCAAAGCCCAGCAACCGCCCTTAATGGCCAAAGCGTTTGCCCAGGCCATTGAATCTGGCCGCGCGGCATACGAAGGGGGGTTAATGGTAAAACGCCAAACCGCCAGCCCAAGCACCCCTACTATAGGCCAGCCGTTCTGGCATCAACCTAAGTAA
- a CDS encoding PIN domain-containing protein encodes MISIDTNVLLRYLLEDDKTQAKKAAALIMGDETVLITDVVLAETIWTLKGKRYGLDKEAIVKVVNSLFEEPNIAFESGQTVWRAINDYKNSKSIKYGGKRKEADFPDALIVNKSIHTSKELGVKFNGAYTFDVAAQQIPGTKKP; translated from the coding sequence ATGATCTCAATTGATACCAACGTGCTCTTGAGATACCTCCTGGAAGACGACAAGACGCAGGCAAAAAAAGCGGCGGCTCTTATTATGGGTGATGAAACTGTATTGATTACTGATGTGGTTCTGGCTGAAACTATTTGGACTCTGAAAGGAAAACGCTATGGTCTGGATAAAGAAGCCATCGTTAAGGTAGTTAATTCGTTATTCGAAGAGCCAAATATAGCTTTTGAAAGCGGTCAGACTGTTTGGCGAGCCATTAACGACTACAAGAATTCAAAATCAATAAAGTATGGAGGTAAGCGCAAAGAAGCGGATTTTCCAGATGCGCTAATTGTGAACAAGAGTATACATACATCTAAAGAGTTAGGGGTTAAGTTTAACGGTGCTTATACATTTGACGTGGCTGCCCAACAAATCCCAGGAACAAAAAAACCATAG
- the xseA gene encoding exodeoxyribonuclease VII large subunit — MPPAAKNIMSVSQLNQQAKRALEQNLPSVWVQGELTNLAQPSSGHWYFTLKDNRAQVRCAMFRGKNIMVREPIRAGDQIVCNANVSLYEGRGDYQLIVNSLQKAGLGDLHQQYEALKNALAAEGLFDAETKRALPAYPNTIGIISSPTGAAVHDIITVLKRRYPSAEVIIYPAMVQGAEAPASLLSALTLANKQNRCDVLIIGRGGGSLEDLWAFNSEPLVRAVYASHTPIISAVGHEVDFTLSDFAADLRALTPSAAAEAATPNMADIQQQLSQRKRQLQHLMAAHIGNAKRSLALLKAQLQSPQDQLRHRQQQLDHLELRLKQALSNRINSAKQQLNTQRHQLQLNSPAWQVKEAKNQHQRLSLQLKKAFERVFQQKRKQLQQQVALLNSVSPLQTLQRGYAVVRNNKGRVISSTAQAKSGQSVAIALADGSLNATINDIT; from the coding sequence ATGCCCCCCGCCGCCAAAAATATAATGTCCGTTAGCCAGCTTAACCAACAAGCTAAGCGCGCACTGGAGCAAAACCTGCCCAGCGTTTGGGTGCAAGGGGAGCTAACCAATTTGGCCCAGCCCAGCTCGGGGCACTGGTATTTCACCTTAAAAGACAACCGCGCCCAGGTGCGCTGCGCGATGTTTCGCGGCAAGAATATTATGGTGCGCGAGCCTATTCGCGCTGGCGACCAAATTGTTTGCAATGCCAATGTTAGCCTGTACGAAGGCCGCGGCGACTACCAACTGATTGTTAACTCGCTGCAAAAGGCGGGGCTTGGCGACTTGCACCAGCAGTACGAAGCACTCAAAAATGCTTTAGCGGCCGAAGGGCTATTTGATGCCGAGACCAAGCGGGCACTGCCAGCTTACCCCAACACTATTGGCATTATTAGCAGCCCAACGGGCGCTGCCGTGCACGATATAATTACCGTGCTAAAGCGCCGCTACCCTAGCGCCGAAGTTATTATTTACCCTGCAATGGTGCAAGGGGCCGAGGCACCCGCCAGCCTATTAAGCGCTTTGACACTGGCCAATAAGCAAAATCGCTGCGATGTATTAATTATTGGCCGCGGTGGCGGTTCGCTAGAAGATTTATGGGCATTTAATAGCGAGCCACTGGTGCGCGCTGTTTATGCCAGCCACACACCCATTATTAGTGCCGTGGGCCACGAGGTGGATTTCACCCTTAGCGACTTCGCCGCCGATTTGCGTGCACTTACGCCATCGGCTGCTGCCGAAGCCGCCACCCCAAACATGGCAGACATTCAGCAACAGCTAAGCCAGCGCAAACGCCAACTGCAACACCTAATGGCGGCACATATCGGCAATGCCAAGCGCTCGCTTGCACTATTAAAAGCACAGCTGCAATCACCACAAGATCAACTTCGTCACCGGCAGCAACAACTCGACCATTTAGAACTACGACTTAAACAAGCCCTAAGTAACCGCATAAATTCAGCCAAACAACAGCTCAATACGCAAAGGCACCAACTGCAGTTAAACAGCCCCGCATGGCAAGTTAAAGAGGCTAAAAACCAACATCAACGCTTAAGCCTACAACTTAAAAAAGCGTTTGAACGCGTCTTCCAACAAAAGCGCAAACAACTGCAGCAACAAGTCGCACTGCTTAATAGCGTAAGCCCCCTGCAAACCTTGCAACGCGGTTACGCTGTAGTGCGCAACAACAAAGGCCGCGTGATAAGCAGCACGGCGCAAGCCAAAAGCGGCCAGAGTGTGGCCATCGCCCTAGCCGACGGCAGTTTGAATGCCACTATTAACGACATTACCTAA